The Staphylococcus carnosus genome has a segment encoding these proteins:
- the gltC gene encoding glutamate biosynthesis transcriptional regulator GltC, with the protein MEFKQLKYFIEVAKREHLSEAALELNIAQSAISRQISQLEDELNVSLFRREGRHIYLTETGQRFLAEASKIVEQSEQTLKMFQKEQEIESKHIKIGYIESYVSELLTLLIQKFENEYTTTLLPLMKDNKELLHMLLTRDIDVAFMDLSSDLKRNNDLIITPLFEDSYVLYVPKQDPLASATHPPLNQLNQSTLFSLSEMPDALIQQIEHATRNHVYRISSTRLASYLLKKNRGYVLAPQYALLKENDAWARLSLNHTELKRTICAVIHKDNHKPELKALQDEINALLSHTSVYH; encoded by the coding sequence ATGGAATTTAAACAACTCAAATATTTTATAGAAGTCGCAAAACGCGAACATTTATCAGAAGCAGCTTTAGAACTGAACATCGCCCAATCCGCAATCAGCAGGCAAATTTCTCAATTAGAAGACGAACTGAATGTCTCTCTTTTCAGACGAGAAGGCAGACATATTTACTTAACCGAAACAGGCCAACGTTTTCTTGCAGAAGCTTCAAAAATTGTTGAACAAAGCGAGCAAACTTTAAAAATGTTTCAAAAAGAACAAGAAATTGAGTCAAAACACATTAAAATCGGTTATATTGAAAGTTATGTCTCAGAATTACTGACACTGCTCATTCAAAAATTTGAAAATGAATATACAACAACGCTTTTGCCTTTAATGAAAGATAATAAAGAGCTCCTTCATATGCTGCTCACAAGAGATATAGATGTTGCATTTATGGATTTATCTTCAGATTTAAAACGAAATAATGATTTAATCATTACACCTTTATTTGAAGATTCTTATGTATTATATGTTCCAAAGCAAGATCCATTAGCATCTGCAACGCACCCTCCGCTTAATCAATTAAATCAAAGCACGCTTTTTTCTTTATCTGAAATGCCGGATGCGCTCATTCAGCAAATAGAACATGCGACAAGAAACCATGTATATCGTATTTCTTCTACTCGTCTAGCCAGTTATCTCTTAAAGAAAAACCGAGGCTATGTGTTGGCTCCTCAGTATGCCTTATTGAAAGAAAATGATGCTTGGGCACGCTTATCTTTAAACCATACTGAATTAAAGCGTACAATTTGTGCGGTAATTCATAAAGATAACCACAAACCTGAATTAAAGGCGTTGCAAGATGAAATCAATGCTTTATTATCACATACATCTGTTTATCATTAA
- a CDS encoding YibE/F family protein, with protein MSYKNKLNQPFTWVLLIFIALFIGSLLFTLNNARFYHMPIGEVTKVKHLNTEQVTDEHHNKDTKHSDELTIRVLNGKFEGQIGHINNTYYASQADSEKFNTHDKILLHINKHPSDANIIEKKRDTLVVAMTGLFIFIVLWVGRKVGIQSILSLVFNTAAVIGAIAIHNTFPNTSLFLLMSIAVILATAVTLLLVTGWHWRTAITIASTLVGTFLCVGIAEIVIRSTGGSGIKYETMSFLTLPPKEVFLASVIVGTLGAVMDVAITIASGMYEIWRRTPEIDMTRWALAGRNIGQDIMGTMTNILLFSYLAGSLPMMLIYLRNANTITYTISMNWSLEIARALIGGIGIVLTIPITIVLMQLWAKLRGERV; from the coding sequence ATGTCATATAAAAATAAATTGAATCAGCCTTTTACATGGGTATTACTTATCTTTATAGCGCTTTTTATAGGAAGTTTACTATTCACCTTGAATAATGCACGTTTTTATCACATGCCGATAGGTGAAGTTACAAAGGTTAAACACTTGAACACGGAACAAGTTACTGATGAACATCATAATAAAGACACAAAACATTCTGACGAACTAACAATCCGAGTTCTGAACGGTAAATTCGAGGGTCAAATCGGTCACATCAATAATACTTACTATGCATCCCAAGCCGATTCAGAAAAATTCAATACACATGACAAAATACTTTTGCATATTAATAAACATCCAAGTGATGCAAATATTATTGAAAAAAAGCGTGATACTTTAGTTGTTGCAATGACGGGTCTATTTATCTTTATTGTATTGTGGGTCGGGCGTAAAGTTGGTATTCAGTCCATATTGTCACTCGTTTTCAATACAGCAGCTGTCATTGGTGCGATTGCCATACACAATACATTTCCAAATACGAGCTTGTTCTTGCTTATGAGTATTGCAGTTATTCTAGCAACAGCTGTAACCTTGCTATTAGTAACAGGATGGCATTGGCGAACCGCTATCACCATCGCAAGTACACTTGTCGGCACTTTCTTATGTGTAGGTATCGCAGAAATCGTCATTCGCTCTACTGGCGGATCCGGCATTAAGTATGAAACGATGAGTTTCTTGACCTTGCCGCCTAAGGAAGTCTTCTTAGCTTCAGTAATCGTCGGCACACTCGGCGCTGTTATGGATGTAGCCATTACCATTGCCAGCGGTATGTATGAAATCTGGAGACGTACGCCTGAAATTGATATGACACGTTGGGCTTTAGCAGGTCGTAATATCGGTCAAGATATTATGGGAACAATGACTAATATCCTGCTTTTTTCATACTTAGCAGGCAGTCTGCCGATGATGTTGATTTATCTGAGAAATGCCAATACGATTACCTATACTATTTCTATGAACTGGTCTTTAGAAATTGCACGTGCGTTAATCGGTGGAATTGGTATTGTTTTAACAATCCCGATTACAATTGTACTAATGCAGCTTTGGGCAAAATTGCGAGGTGAACGTGTATGA
- a CDS encoding YibE/F family protein — protein MNAVLILALILLILMVIFGGKKGAVSYGMLFLNFLMVLIALVAIVLKLPIPIVAILFCITVASLNLFGLNGYNVKTQAAFIGTCITTAILLGVIYFAVATGHLQGFATEQQDETYVYSMNIGINMIQFMVFTTVLAVIAAVVDLAITISSPMYELHETNPNLGRTELFQSGMRVGREILATSANTIYLAYFGGQLTLFFWFFKLNYSFGHIINAKIFTEEFVSILFGGIAVALSIPITAWITAWLIHRHPDKTAAQSTSDKQL, from the coding sequence ATGAATGCAGTATTAATCCTGGCTTTAATCCTTTTAATTTTGATGGTTATTTTCGGAGGTAAGAAAGGTGCCGTTTCCTACGGCATGCTCTTTCTCAACTTTTTAATGGTGCTTATTGCACTCGTAGCAATTGTCTTAAAATTACCGATTCCAATCGTAGCGATACTCTTTTGTATCACAGTTGCCAGCCTTAATTTATTTGGGTTGAATGGTTATAATGTAAAAACTCAAGCTGCCTTTATTGGGACTTGTATTACAACCGCCATCCTATTAGGCGTTATTTACTTTGCTGTAGCAACTGGTCACTTACAAGGTTTTGCGACTGAACAACAAGATGAAACCTACGTTTATTCGATGAATATCGGTATTAATATGATTCAATTTATGGTTTTCACTACCGTACTCGCGGTTATTGCTGCAGTAGTGGATTTAGCAATTACCATTAGTTCACCGATGTATGAATTGCACGAAACAAATCCAAATTTGGGTCGTACAGAACTTTTCCAATCTGGAATGCGTGTAGGACGAGAAATATTGGCAACTTCAGCCAATACTATTTACCTCGCCTATTTCGGGGGTCAGTTAACACTTTTCTTCTGGTTCTTTAAACTCAATTACTCATTTGGCCATATCATCAATGCCAAAATCTTCACAGAAGAATTTGTATCTATTTTATTCGGAGGTATCGCAGTCGCCCTCAGCATCCCAATTACCGCTTGGATTACTGCTTGGCTCATTCATCGTCATCCTGACAAAACAGCAGCGCAATCAACTTCGGACAAACAACTTTAA
- the merB gene encoding organomercurial lyase yields MKTFNFKAKLNSEEQQLRNELIQHILKNPTTAIPFEPKYIPLLEKHVLNIEGDQITCLYPFSLNPTHFKVTIPDYDQTVDAMCAIDAIGVCDTLRVPIKINAVCAETNTPIQLSVDNNEIKNLTNYPNLRVLYKDLCSDSQCSVNCCPYIQFFKDEEALEAYYVKHIGNASTISQDASYHSLSLQQAREVAQKLFV; encoded by the coding sequence ATGAAGACATTTAACTTTAAAGCTAAACTTAATTCAGAAGAACAACAACTTCGTAACGAACTCATTCAACATATATTAAAAAATCCGACTACAGCTATTCCATTTGAACCTAAATATATTCCCTTATTAGAAAAGCATGTACTCAATATTGAAGGCGATCAAATCACTTGTCTTTATCCCTTTTCTTTAAACCCTACTCACTTTAAAGTAACAATTCCCGATTATGATCAAACTGTTGATGCTATGTGTGCTATCGATGCAATTGGAGTGTGCGATACACTTAGAGTACCAATCAAAATAAATGCAGTATGTGCAGAAACAAACACACCTATTCAATTATCTGTAGACAATAATGAAATTAAAAATCTTACAAACTACCCTAACCTTCGTGTGCTTTACAAAGATTTATGTTCAGATAGTCAATGCTCTGTTAATTGCTGTCCTTATATTCAATTTTTTAAAGATGAAGAAGCTTTAGAAGCCTATTATGTAAAACACATTGGAAATGCTTCTACGATTTCACAAGATGCTTCATATCATTCATTGTCACTTCAACAAGCGCGAGAAGTTGCTCAAAAACTATTTGTCTAA
- a CDS encoding patatin-like phospholipase family protein, whose product MKNTLVLGGGGQFGIAWELGLLYGLNTKDINLRKMDAIIGTSAGSQVGAAIASNWNWDKIWQNQIELTINEENPEPNMHKVFEKYNQISKQAKDGDEWVALLCQYAKTHVTRLDENVHIQQIKNRFQQINWGANLHITGTNIDTYTRKVWKAEDNVDIYKALSASSSLPGVWPPTTINEKLYSDGGSYSMENADLAIEAEKVIILSPHLPVDTPLSLEDQINILKQHNTEVLAITPSSEVLQKLKVLGGNTVDPSIRRGIAEAAIQQGIAIKDKVKQFIEK is encoded by the coding sequence ATGAAAAATACATTAGTATTAGGTGGCGGAGGCCAATTCGGAATTGCTTGGGAATTAGGATTACTATATGGCTTAAATACAAAAGATATTAATTTAAGAAAGATGGATGCAATTATAGGAACATCTGCTGGTTCACAAGTCGGCGCTGCAATTGCTTCTAATTGGAATTGGGATAAAATTTGGCAAAATCAAATCGAATTGACGATAAATGAAGAAAATCCTGAACCCAATATGCATAAGGTTTTTGAGAAATATAACCAAATTTCAAAGCAAGCAAAAGATGGAGATGAATGGGTGGCATTGTTATGCCAATATGCAAAAACACACGTTACTCGCTTAGATGAAAATGTCCATATTCAACAAATCAAAAATAGATTCCAACAGATTAATTGGGGCGCTAATCTCCATATAACCGGCACAAACATTGATACTTATACGCGAAAAGTTTGGAAAGCAGAAGATAACGTTGATATTTATAAAGCCTTAAGTGCAAGTTCTTCCTTGCCTGGTGTGTGGCCGCCTACTACTATTAATGAAAAACTTTATTCTGACGGCGGATCATATTCTATGGAAAATGCAGATCTTGCTATTGAGGCTGAAAAGGTCATTATCCTTTCACCTCATTTACCAGTGGATACTCCTCTAAGTCTCGAAGATCAAATCAACATACTTAAACAGCATAATACAGAGGTATTAGCGATTACTCCAAGTTCAGAAGTCTTACAAAAATTAAAAGTACTCGGCGGCAATACTGTTGACCCAAGTATCAGAAGAGGAATTGCTGAAGCAGCCATACAACAAGGCATCGCTATTAAAGATAAAGTAAAACAGTTTATAGAAAAATAA
- a CDS encoding HesB/YadR/YfhF family protein: MKIHITDDALKWFKEEVDLEPGGKINFFVQTYGSSKLHDNFTLGFKFDPNDKNASAETTVEDISFYVNESDEWFFKGFDLYIEYDAQKDEIDYDFK; the protein is encoded by the coding sequence ATGAAAATCCATATAACAGACGATGCTTTAAAATGGTTTAAAGAAGAAGTTGATTTAGAACCAGGAGGCAAAATTAATTTCTTTGTTCAAACATATGGAAGCAGCAAGTTGCATGACAACTTCACATTAGGATTTAAATTCGATCCGAATGACAAAAATGCTTCCGCTGAAACTACAGTTGAAGATATCAGCTTTTATGTCAATGAATCAGATGAATGGTTCTTCAAAGGTTTTGACTTATATATCGAATATGATGCACAAAAAGACGAAATTGATTATGATTTCAAATAA
- a CDS encoding NUDIX hydrolase — protein sequence MIRCVCLVAETEKQILLVQAHHRAKYYFPGGKIDALIREISEELNLDLIPSELEYIDTVIGPAYPQKNEETELNCYRVLCEVDWETLRPASEITDLGWVDKKDTEKIAPTVLKWIEKHKKDM from the coding sequence ATGATACGTTGTGTATGTTTGGTAGCAGAAACTGAGAAGCAAATACTTTTAGTACAAGCGCATCACCGTGCGAAATATTATTTTCCAGGAGGTAAAATTGATGCGCTCATTCGTGAAATCTCAGAGGAATTGAATCTTGACCTCATACCTTCAGAACTTGAATACATTGATACGGTAATTGGTCCGGCATATCCGCAAAAAAATGAAGAAACAGAGTTGAACTGTTACCGCGTGCTTTGTGAAGTTGATTGGGAAACGCTTCGTCCAGCTTCTGAAATCACAGATTTAGGTTGGGTAGACAAGAAGGATACAGAGAAAATTGCACCAACAGTTTTAAAATGGATTGAAAAACATAAAAAGGATATGTGA
- a CDS encoding HesB/YadR/YfhF family protein, producing the protein MKIEVTDQALKWFRDELDLEPGDKINFYVQTYVHTGLHEHFTTAFKIEPHDNNASASVTIDRITFYINESDEWFFKGLDLLVEYNPETDEIEYKNTQL; encoded by the coding sequence ATGAAAATCGAAGTAACAGATCAAGCTTTAAAATGGTTTAGAGATGAATTGGACTTAGAACCAGGAGATAAAATTAATTTCTATGTACAAACTTATGTACACACAGGATTACACGAACATTTTACAACTGCTTTCAAGATTGAACCTCATGATAATAATGCATCAGCATCAGTTACTATTGATAGAATTACTTTTTATATTAATGAATCAGATGAATGGTTCTTTAAAGGTCTTGATCTATTGGTTGAATATAATCCAGAAACTGATGAAATTGAATATAAAAACACACAATTATAA
- a CDS encoding LysM peptidoglycan-binding domain-containing protein → MQKKIIAAVIGTGAVSAIATAGAADAATYRVQSGDSLWSIAQRHNTSIANLKSLNNLNSNLIFPNQVLKVSGSSASTSRNTSNSSAVSGGSTYTVRAGDSLSLIASKYGTSYQNIMKLNGLNSFLIHPGQVLKVSGTAPASSNTSTTRTQTTTTATSSTYTVQPGDSLSLIASKYNTTYQNIMNLNGLNSFLIFPGQKLKVTGSTATVTNSPSPAASTGTGGYYTPVFNHSNLYDWGQCTWHAFNRRAQIGKGISTYWWNANNWDDGARADGYTVDHNATVGSILQSDAGYYGHVAFVERINGDGSILISEMNYTSSPGILTYRTIPASQKGYFNYIH, encoded by the coding sequence TTGCAAAAGAAAATTATAGCTGCTGTTATCGGAACAGGAGCGGTTTCTGCGATAGCTACTGCAGGAGCTGCTGATGCAGCAACATATAGAGTTCAAAGCGGGGACTCATTATGGTCTATCGCACAACGTCACAATACGTCTATCGCGAATTTAAAATCACTTAATAACCTAAACTCTAACTTGATTTTCCCAAACCAAGTTCTTAAGGTTTCTGGTTCAAGCGCGTCAACGAGTCGCAATACATCAAACAGTTCAGCTGTTTCAGGCGGCTCAACGTATACTGTGAGAGCAGGTGATTCTTTATCACTTATTGCTTCTAAATATGGGACATCATATCAAAATATTATGAAGTTGAACGGCCTGAATAGTTTCTTAATTCATCCAGGTCAAGTATTGAAAGTGTCTGGAACAGCACCAGCATCTTCAAATACTTCAACAACTAGAACGCAAACAACTACAACAGCGACAAGTTCAACATATACTGTTCAACCTGGTGATTCATTGTCTTTGATTGCCTCTAAATATAATACAACATATCAAAATATCATGAACTTGAATGGTTTAAATAGTTTCTTGATTTTCCCTGGCCAAAAATTAAAAGTAACAGGATCTACTGCAACAGTGACAAATTCACCATCACCAGCAGCATCTACAGGAACAGGCGGTTATTATACACCTGTATTTAATCATTCAAACTTGTACGATTGGGGACAATGTACATGGCATGCATTTAATCGTCGAGCACAAATCGGTAAAGGTATCAGCACTTACTGGTGGAATGCGAATAACTGGGACGATGGTGCACGTGCTGACGGCTATACTGTCGATCATAATGCGACAGTAGGTTCAATTTTACAGTCGGATGCTGGATACTATGGTCATGTAGCATTTGTTGAGCGTATAAATGGGGATGGAAGTATTTTGATTTCAGAAATGAATTATACAAGCAGCCCCGGTATATTAACATATCGTACAATTCCAGCAAGCCAAAAAGGCTACTTCAATTACATTCATTAA
- a CDS encoding 5'-nucleotidase C-terminal domain-containing protein has translation MHKTLLKTLFFVLAFFVLFHVSAFAAEIPAKTANQATVENTAEPPQQNTVQTTATTDSKSNTDSTQTGTSDGQTHATPSAPSTTSSKALVATSDNNGTQSATTDTTNPTIANKDVQTEGNNALSQEKNTAATQLKAPQPNQQAVGQQTAKAQSAPSANQVQTQQLSAPASQQPAASSNQAAETPAQTQQAPQQAKILHTNDMHGRILGEDGRVIGMSKLKTIKEQEHPDLMLDSGDAFQGLPISNNTKGADMAKAMNSVGYDAMAVGNHEFDFGLDQAVKYKDQLNFPILSTNTYKDNKLLFDPYTIVKKNGIRYGIVGVTTPETAVKTHPDNIKGVTFTDPIPAVQNTLNQMNNQADIFIVLSHLGVDPSTQTAWRGDTLANTLAQDPLFKDKEIFVLDGHSHTVIQNGKINQNTLLAQTGTALENIGKITFDYTNGKVENVHDSLINVKDTADVQPDAELQKMMDEAKAKFDNQVSEVVIPNNPIQFEGERDDVRSHETNLGDAITDAMEAYSQNGFSHPADFAVTNGGGIRASIEKGKDVTLGDIITVLPFGNTISQIQVKGTNVQKMFEHSLSAPVQDGKLGANGGFLHISKSIRVYYDMNKAPGSRVLKIEVLNKQTNQFEALDPERTYYMTTNDFTASGGDGYDMLGGPREEGVSLDKVFADYLKQADLSQYASNDASRIINGKPPVAETGDKSESNTVDNKTNNDTKVDSSENTLINNPNEAAVGEEVVSNNSNSTLIEDDKNVSHNDMVAEGAMIDNNTAINQLAVIHSSLPEKDNNQTDNSVYSNNINQNNAPTANTQYHDMSDIKYTNAFSDTKAPAAEPAKQTQQYVANSKVIAFSSQQKQHKNSELPNSGHSEPHNSPIIPISLILLGAGTLYYNRKKDAAA, from the coding sequence ATGCATAAGACACTACTTAAAACGTTGTTTTTTGTTTTAGCTTTCTTTGTATTATTCCATGTTTCAGCTTTCGCAGCAGAAATTCCTGCTAAAACTGCAAATCAAGCAACTGTCGAAAACACTGCTGAACCACCCCAACAAAACACAGTTCAGACAACTGCAACAACGGATTCAAAAAGCAATACTGATTCGACACAGACAGGAACGTCAGATGGCCAAACACATGCAACACCATCTGCGCCTTCAACAACCTCTTCAAAAGCATTAGTTGCTACTTCTGACAATAATGGTACTCAATCAGCAACAACAGATACCACAAATCCAACTATTGCTAATAAAGATGTACAAACAGAAGGCAATAACGCTTTATCTCAAGAGAAGAACACAGCTGCAACACAATTAAAAGCACCGCAGCCAAACCAACAAGCAGTAGGCCAACAGACAGCAAAAGCGCAGTCTGCTCCTTCTGCAAATCAGGTTCAAACACAACAATTGTCAGCTCCCGCTTCACAACAACCTGCAGCATCTTCAAATCAAGCTGCTGAGACACCTGCACAAACACAACAGGCACCTCAACAAGCAAAGATTCTGCATACCAACGATATGCACGGCCGTATTTTAGGTGAAGATGGACGTGTCATCGGAATGTCTAAATTGAAGACAATTAAAGAACAAGAGCATCCAGATTTAATGTTGGATTCCGGAGATGCTTTCCAAGGTCTGCCAATTTCAAATAATACAAAAGGTGCTGATATGGCTAAGGCGATGAATAGTGTCGGTTACGATGCAATGGCAGTCGGCAATCATGAATTCGATTTTGGTTTAGATCAAGCGGTAAAATACAAAGATCAATTAAATTTCCCGATTCTTTCAACGAATACATATAAGGATAATAAATTGCTTTTTGACCCTTATACAATCGTGAAGAAAAATGGTATCCGTTACGGCATTGTAGGTGTGACAACACCTGAAACAGCAGTAAAAACACATCCTGACAACATTAAAGGGGTAACATTCACTGACCCTATACCGGCAGTACAAAATACTTTGAATCAAATGAATAACCAAGCTGATATCTTTATTGTTTTATCACACTTAGGTGTAGATCCATCTACCCAAACAGCTTGGCGTGGAGATACATTGGCAAATACATTAGCACAAGATCCGCTCTTTAAAGACAAAGAAATTTTTGTATTAGATGGCCATTCACATACGGTTATCCAAAATGGAAAAATAAATCAAAATACATTACTCGCACAAACTGGAACAGCATTAGAAAATATTGGCAAAATAACTTTCGATTATACAAACGGTAAAGTTGAAAATGTTCATGATTCATTAATTAATGTGAAAGATACAGCAGATGTACAACCTGATGCTGAATTACAAAAAATGATGGATGAAGCAAAAGCAAAGTTTGATAATCAAGTTTCAGAAGTTGTAATCCCAAATAACCCTATACAATTTGAAGGTGAACGTGACGACGTACGTTCTCATGAAACCAATTTAGGCGATGCGATAACAGATGCAATGGAAGCATACAGCCAAAATGGATTTTCTCACCCAGCCGACTTTGCAGTTACAAATGGCGGAGGTATCCGTGCTTCGATTGAGAAAGGCAAAGATGTCACTTTAGGTGATATCATCACAGTTTTACCATTCGGTAATACAATCTCTCAAATTCAAGTTAAAGGTACAAATGTCCAAAAGATGTTCGAACATAGCTTAAGTGCACCTGTTCAAGATGGAAAATTAGGTGCAAACGGCGGTTTCTTGCATATTTCAAAATCGATTCGTGTTTATTATGATATGAATAAAGCACCAGGCTCACGTGTATTAAAAATTGAAGTTTTGAATAAGCAGACAAATCAATTTGAAGCCTTAGATCCTGAACGCACATATTATATGACAACAAATGATTTCACTGCTTCTGGTGGTGACGGTTACGATATGTTGGGCGGCCCACGTGAAGAAGGTGTTTCTTTAGATAAAGTTTTTGCAGATTACTTAAAACAAGCAGATTTATCACAATATGCATCGAATGATGCCAGCCGTATCATTAATGGAAAGCCTCCTGTCGCAGAAACTGGAGACAAATCAGAATCAAATACAGTTGATAACAAAACAAATAATGATACTAAAGTGGATTCATCAGAAAATACGCTGATTAACAACCCTAATGAAGCAGCTGTCGGAGAAGAAGTTGTTTCAAACAATAGTAATAGCACGCTTATAGAAGATGATAAAAACGTATCGCACAACGACATGGTTGCAGAAGGCGCAATGATTGATAACAATACTGCAATCAACCAACTTGCAGTAATACACAGCAGCTTGCCAGAAAAAGATAATAACCAAACTGATAACAGTGTTTATAGTAACAACATCAACCAAAACAATGCACCGACAGCAAACACTCAATATCATGATATGTCAGACATCAAGTATACTAATGCTTTCAGTGATACTAAAGCACCGGCAGCAGAACCCGCAAAACAAACACAACAATATGTTGCAAACAGCAAAGTAATTGCGTTCTCATCTCAACAAAAGCAACATAAAAATAGTGAATTGCCAAATTCAGGACACTCTGAACCTCACAATTCACCTATCATTCCAATATCACTTATCTTATTAGGGGCTGGTACATTGTACTATAACCGTAAAAAAGATGCAGCAGCTTAA
- a CDS encoding arylamine N-acetyltransferase family protein, whose protein sequence is MADFQRLDQYLEVEIGKEAVDLTTLNHLIRHYMLHVPFEDINVQNGWPLALTDDAMMHKVVDEHRGGFCYEMNYFFKHYLEYKGFKAEAMSATVMSPNGWALEGSHMSLIVTIDKVEYVVDIGFGDMPKFALLLHDCPKKGMHDVIGDYRVVFVDEAHYDVEKWSETEDEWKIQYRALYEPKTLDDFAKGIDFNQHNPKSPFVKGLLITKATEAGRHTMTERHLTVLSEGKKTILDVNAGNYETFLSKYFGIPKMKISTFDT, encoded by the coding sequence ATGGCTGATTTTCAAAGATTAGATCAGTATTTAGAGGTGGAAATAGGAAAAGAAGCTGTGGATTTAACTACGCTTAACCATTTGATTCGCCATTATATGCTGCATGTACCTTTTGAAGATATCAATGTTCAAAATGGTTGGCCATTAGCATTAACAGATGATGCGATGATGCACAAAGTAGTGGATGAGCATCGTGGAGGTTTCTGTTATGAAATGAATTATTTTTTCAAACATTATTTAGAGTATAAAGGATTTAAAGCAGAAGCGATGTCTGCAACAGTTATGAGTCCGAATGGTTGGGCGTTAGAAGGTTCGCATATGTCATTAATTGTGACAATCGATAAAGTAGAATATGTCGTTGATATTGGTTTTGGAGATATGCCTAAATTTGCACTTCTGTTACATGATTGCCCGAAAAAGGGGATGCATGATGTAATAGGGGATTACAGAGTAGTGTTCGTAGATGAAGCACATTATGATGTGGAAAAATGGTCGGAAACTGAAGATGAATGGAAAATTCAGTATCGCGCATTGTATGAGCCGAAAACACTGGATGATTTTGCAAAAGGCATTGATTTTAATCAGCACAATCCTAAATCACCATTTGTAAAAGGGCTGCTTATTACTAAAGCGACTGAAGCAGGACGTCATACAATGACAGAACGACATCTTACAGTTTTATCTGAAGGGAAGAAAACAATTTTAGATGTTAATGCTGGCAATTATGAAACGTTTCTTTCAAAATATTTTGGAATTCCTAAGATGAAAATTTCGACATTTGATACCTAA
- a CDS encoding TetR/AcrR family transcriptional regulator: MDKSKKRADLLQAAIDIVNEQGTNYLTLDAVAKRAGVSKGGLLYHFESKQALIQGLVDYANTQYRENVDKNIRESEDSGALLRGYIEATRKHRDENAAVTSAILAAHSNNKALLSPLQETYQEWQSDIASDQQDNVDATIIRLAIDGLWLSEIFGLDAIDEKTREAVLDRLIEYTRK; encoded by the coding sequence ATGGACAAAAGTAAAAAGCGTGCAGATTTATTACAAGCAGCGATTGATATTGTAAATGAACAAGGGACTAATTATCTGACATTAGATGCCGTTGCCAAAAGAGCAGGTGTAAGCAAAGGCGGCCTATTGTATCATTTCGAAAGTAAACAGGCATTGATTCAAGGACTTGTTGACTATGCAAATACGCAATATCGTGAAAATGTAGATAAAAATATTAGAGAATCTGAAGATTCAGGTGCACTTTTGCGCGGATATATTGAAGCAACCAGAAAACATCGCGATGAAAACGCAGCAGTGACTTCAGCAATATTAGCAGCTCACAGTAATAACAAAGCCCTTCTCTCTCCATTACAAGAAACATATCAAGAATGGCAATCTGACATTGCTTCTGACCAACAAGATAACGTAGATGCCACAATTATACGCTTAGCGATTGATGGTTTATGGTTGTCAGAAATATTTGGATTGGATGCAATTGATGAGAAAACACGTGAAGCCGTATTAGATCGATTAATTGAATATACACGTAAATAA